In Brevundimonas subvibrioides, a genomic segment contains:
- a CDS encoding cob(I)yrinic acid a,c-diamide adenosyltransferase yields the protein MVVLNRIYTRTGDGGDTGLASGERVSKSDPRVEAYGTVDELNAVIGVARLHSGQNDRIDAMLGRIQNELFDLGADLATPLDPPPTWAALRMVQSQVERLEAEIDWMNESLKSLDSFILPGGSPLSAHLHLARTVARRAERDTIRLVETGAAVTPEALRYLNRLSDHLFVAARRANANGAGDVKWVPGSTR from the coding sequence GTGGTCGTTCTGAACAGGATCTATACCCGCACCGGCGACGGTGGCGACACCGGCCTGGCCTCGGGCGAGCGCGTGTCCAAGAGCGATCCCCGCGTGGAGGCCTATGGCACGGTCGACGAATTGAACGCCGTGATCGGCGTGGCCCGGCTGCATTCAGGCCAGAACGACCGCATCGACGCCATGCTGGGCCGGATCCAGAACGAGCTGTTCGACCTGGGGGCCGATCTGGCCACGCCGCTGGACCCGCCGCCGACGTGGGCAGCCCTGCGCATGGTGCAGTCGCAGGTCGAACGGCTCGAGGCCGAGATCGACTGGATGAACGAGAGCCTGAAGTCGCTGGACAGCTTCATCCTGCCGGGCGGCTCGCCGCTGTCGGCCCATCTGCACCTGGCCCGGACGGTCGCCCGGCGGGCAGAGCGCGACACCATCCGCCTTGTGGAGACGGGCGCGGCCGTGACGCCGGAGGCCCTGCGCTATCTGAACCGACTGTCCGACCACCTTTTCGTGGCGGCCCGACGCGCCAATGCCAACGGTGCGGGCGATGTGAAGTGGGTCCCCGGTTCCACGCGGTGA
- a CDS encoding twin transmembrane helix small protein, with translation MGIVFDILILLAILAVAVVLGFGIYSLFRGGDYARSNSNRLMRLRVVMQATAVVLLMAGLWWRSSHGG, from the coding sequence ATGGGCATTGTGTTCGACATCCTGATCCTTCTGGCCATTCTCGCCGTCGCGGTGGTGCTGGGTTTCGGCATCTATTCGCTATTTCGTGGCGGGGACTATGCGCGGTCCAATTCCAACCGGCTGATGCGGCTGCGCGTGGTCATGCAGGCGACCGCCGTGGTCCTGCTGATGGCCGGGCTGTGGTGGAGAAGCAGCCACGGCGGCTGA
- the ahcY gene encoding adenosylhomocysteinase, producing MPDYIVRDISLADFGNKEIAIAETEMPGLMALREEFGHDKPLKGARIAGSLHMTIQTAVLIQTLEALGADVRWASCNIFSTQDHAAAAIAAAGTPVFATKGETLEEYWDYAHKIFEWADGGYPNLILDDGGDATLLCVLGPKAEKDISVLSDPQNEEEEALYKVMKRYIAEKPGFYSAIRDAIGGVSEETTTGVHRLYQMAEKGELPFPAINVNDSVTKSKFDNLYGCRESLVDAIRRGTDVMLSGKVAVVCGYGDVGKGSAASLRQGGARVIVTEIDPICALQAAMEGYEVQTLDDSVGRADIFVTATGNKDVITVDHMRAMKNNAIVCNIGHFDSEIQVAGLKNFKWDEIKPQVHHVEFPNGNKIILLSEGRLVNLGNATGHPSFVMSASFTNQTLAQIELWTNKSSYENQVYVLPKHLDEKVARLHLAKLGAKLTELSSEQADYISVPTAGPFKPDHYRY from the coding sequence ATGCCCGACTATATCGTCCGCGACATCTCCCTCGCCGATTTCGGCAACAAGGAAATCGCCATCGCCGAAACCGAGATGCCGGGCCTGATGGCGCTGCGCGAGGAGTTCGGCCACGACAAGCCGCTGAAGGGTGCGCGCATCGCCGGCTCCCTGCACATGACGATCCAGACGGCTGTGCTGATCCAGACGCTGGAAGCCCTTGGTGCCGACGTGCGTTGGGCCTCGTGCAATATCTTCTCGACCCAGGACCATGCCGCAGCCGCGATCGCCGCTGCCGGTACCCCGGTGTTCGCCACCAAGGGCGAGACGCTGGAAGAATACTGGGACTATGCCCACAAGATCTTCGAATGGGCCGATGGCGGCTATCCCAACCTGATCCTGGACGACGGCGGTGACGCGACCCTGCTTTGCGTGCTCGGGCCGAAGGCGGAGAAGGACATTTCGGTCCTGTCCGATCCGCAGAACGAGGAAGAAGAAGCCCTCTACAAGGTGATGAAGCGCTATATCGCCGAGAAGCCCGGCTTCTATTCGGCGATCCGCGACGCTATCGGCGGCGTGTCGGAAGAAACGACGACCGGTGTGCACCGCCTGTACCAGATGGCCGAAAAGGGCGAGCTGCCCTTCCCCGCCATCAACGTCAACGACAGCGTCACCAAGTCCAAGTTCGACAACCTCTACGGCTGCCGTGAATCGCTGGTCGACGCGATCCGTCGCGGCACCGACGTCATGCTGTCGGGCAAGGTTGCCGTGGTCTGCGGCTACGGCGATGTGGGCAAGGGCTCGGCCGCCTCGCTTCGCCAGGGCGGGGCGCGGGTGATCGTCACCGAAATCGACCCGATCTGCGCCCTGCAGGCCGCCATGGAAGGCTATGAGGTCCAGACGCTGGATGATTCCGTCGGCCGTGCCGACATCTTCGTGACGGCCACCGGCAACAAGGATGTCATCACCGTCGATCACATGCGGGCGATGAAGAACAACGCCATCGTCTGCAACATCGGCCACTTCGATTCCGAGATTCAGGTCGCGGGCCTGAAGAACTTCAAGTGGGACGAGATCAAGCCGCAGGTCCACCACGTCGAATTCCCGAATGGCAACAAGATCATCCTGCTGTCAGAAGGCCGCCTGGTGAACCTGGGCAATGCGACGGGCCACCCGTCGTTCGTGATGAGCGCATCCTTCACCAACCAGACCCTGGCCCAGATCGAACTGTGGACCAACAAGTCCAGCTACGAAAACCAGGTCTACGTCCTGCCCAAGCACCTGGACGAGAAGGTCGCCCGACTGCACCTGGCCAAGCTTGGTGCCAAGCTGACCGAGCTGTCCAGCGAACAGGCGGACTACATCTCCGTCCCGACCGCCGGACCGTTCAAGCCGGACCACTATCGCTACTAG
- the bioB gene encoding biotin synthase BioB yields the protein MADDVSPLRPALTDPAVPRHDWTLDQVEGLFARPFMELVFDAATVHRRWFDPSEVQKSQLLSIKTGGCAENCGYCSQSAAFDTGLKAGKLMDTTAVLAEAMAARAGGASRFCMGAAWRELKDRDTPRLAAMISGVKALGLETCATLGMLTADQARQLKAAGLDFYNHNLDTGPEYYADVVTTRTYQDRLDTLAHVRDAGMSTCCGGIVGMGESRRDRAGLLHALATLPVHPDSLPVNALVPVTGTPLGERVLRTGEIDPIEFVRTVAVARLVCPKAMVRLSAGRESMSPEMQALCFLAGANSIFVGGRLLTTPNPGQDEDARLFALLDLRSMEPKAAA from the coding sequence ATGGCCGACGACGTATCCCCCCTCCGCCCCGCCCTCACCGATCCTGCGGTTCCACGCCACGACTGGACCCTGGATCAGGTCGAGGGCCTGTTCGCGCGGCCGTTCATGGAACTGGTCTTCGACGCCGCGACGGTTCACCGCCGCTGGTTCGACCCTTCCGAAGTGCAGAAGTCGCAGCTGTTGTCGATCAAGACCGGCGGCTGTGCCGAGAACTGCGGCTATTGTTCGCAATCGGCCGCGTTCGATACGGGGTTGAAGGCCGGCAAGCTGATGGACACCACGGCTGTGCTGGCAGAGGCCATGGCGGCCAGGGCGGGCGGAGCGTCGCGCTTCTGCATGGGGGCGGCCTGGCGCGAACTGAAGGATCGCGACACGCCCAGACTGGCAGCGATGATCTCGGGCGTGAAGGCCCTGGGTCTGGAAACCTGCGCGACCCTCGGGATGCTGACGGCGGATCAGGCGAGGCAGCTCAAGGCGGCCGGTCTGGACTTCTACAACCACAACCTGGACACCGGCCCCGAATACTATGCCGATGTGGTCACGACCCGGACCTATCAGGACCGGCTGGACACGCTGGCGCACGTCCGGGACGCGGGCATGAGCACCTGCTGCGGCGGCATTGTCGGCATGGGCGAGAGCCGCAGGGACCGCGCCGGCCTGCTGCACGCCCTGGCGACCCTGCCGGTCCACCCCGACAGCTTGCCGGTCAATGCCCTGGTGCCCGTGACCGGCACCCCGCTGGGTGAGCGGGTGCTCAGGACCGGCGAGATCGATCCGATCGAGTTCGTGCGTACCGTCGCGGTCGCGCGGCTGGTCTGCCCGAAAGCCATGGTGCGTCTGTCGGCCGGTCGTGAATCCATGAGCCCGGAGATGCAGGCACTCTGCTTCCTGGCGGGGGCCAATTCGATATTCGTCGGGGGCAGGCTTCTGACGACGCCCAATCCCGGGCAGGACGAGGACGCACGCCTGTTCGCCCTGCTGGACTTGCGGTCGATGGAACCGAAAGCGGCGGCCTAG